TCTTCCCATGCCGCCCATTTACAGTCGGCCCATTCATCAATAATTAAGAAGAATAAGCCAGATCCACGAAGGTCATCATAGTTGTCCAGACCTACCACACGGATAACATGCCCACTTCTTAAAGTAATTGAACACTCGGTTTCATTTGGCTTGCCTGCTCGCCATGATGCAGGAATTGCCTGTTTTAATCTTTTCCAGAAAACTCGTTTGGCCTGCTTGAATGTAGGTGCTGCATACCAGATCTCATCTTCAACTGATACTTTCCATTGTGCTGCCAGTCTGGCAGCTCTACGCATCTCTGCTTTGGCCAAGAATGTTTTACCAAAACGGCGACCACATACTGCATCACGAAACCGCGCTTCTTTTTGCCAGCCCCATAAATAGATATTGGCTTGCTTTGGCGTTAATTGAACTGAACCTTCAGGGGGATTAAAGAATTGGCTCATCTGGTATCTCCTCATCAGGATTCAGAACAATTTTGTAATCCTCATCAGGAGGTCGATGTTCTGGAGGATTCACTTCACGCTGCAGCTTTTGCAGTTCTAACTTCTTAATCTCGAGTTCTACATCGGCTTTGGTTTGAGCTTTTTCATTGTCGTTTGCGCCAGTTACCTCCTGACGATTGGTAAACAACCCACCCATTTCTTTTGCTGCTTGTTCCGCCCATTTAGGGGTTAATACAGGGTTATCGGGGAATTTCTCTACAAGTTGTTGTAATAGCTGTAGACGGTAACGTTTATTGGCTATCGGGATTGCTTCAAGTTCATCATTGGCCAAACGGCGATATTCAAAAAACTTATCTCGTAATTCCTGGCTTAGGTCTTGCCCTGTTCTTTTGGTGGGATCGTAGGCTTCACACTGTTGAGGGCTAACCTCAATATTGAAAATATCTTTAACTGATTTGGATGTTTGGGTAGGAGTTTCAAACTCGGCAAGCATCCTCACGATGAACAGTTTCACCTTTTTGGTAATACGTGCCATTTCAACCATTCCATCCAAGTACATCCAAGAAGAATGGCAAAAAAAAATTTAAACCACTCTTAGAAAGCAAGTTCCACAGGTATGATAGACATCAGCCTTAGCTACTGTTGGCTGTTGATTTGCAGCATTCACCATTTCTTGTACTTCCTTATTAGCGCCATAACGGCGAACTACTCCCGTGAATTCTTCAACATCATGCCCTTGAATCGACAGCTTAGGCTTACCCGTTTCACGGTTATAGGATGGGATACCCCATTCATCTTTCTTATGGGCGATATGGTAAAGCTCATGTTCGATAAGGGCACAAAAATCAACATCGTTTGCTTGCTGGGCATAGGTCGCATCTATCGTAATTAAGTAATCAGGCAAATCATTGAACCACTGATAAAACTGCTCTTCCTGCCGTTCTTTCTTCCATCCACCCGCATTAATCATAATCT
This genomic stretch from Acinetobacter sp. C32I harbors:
- a CDS encoding DUF2280 domain-containing protein is translated as MARITKKVKLFIVRMLAEFETPTQTSKSVKDIFNIEVSPQQCEAYDPTKRTGQDLSQELRDKFFEYRRLANDELEAIPIANKRYRLQLLQQLVEKFPDNPVLTPKWAEQAAKEMGGLFTNRQEVTGANDNEKAQTKADVELEIKKLELQKLQREVNPPEHRPPDEDYKIVLNPDEEIPDEPIL
- a CDS encoding putative metallopeptidase gives rise to the protein MNEVGFVIHQRPYPPEWIFALDTPNFAPAPELWRWIKTIFLNPEHKLFNPDHSHLGAFYYPQIAVMWAKGGFQKQGRFVVGQTEKIMINAGGWKKERQEEQFYQWFNDLPDYLITIDATYAQQANDVDFCALIEHELYHIAHKKDEWGIPSYNRETGKPKLSIQGHDVEEFTGVVRRYGANKEVQEMVNAANQQPTVAKADVYHTCGTCFLRVV